One region of Bdellovibrio bacteriovorus genomic DNA includes:
- a CDS encoding biotin--[acetyl-CoA-carboxylase] ligase, protein MDTPLADIRIGQVTSQWAESNHLYVSYKTQQDSTNSLAKEEAFEESLLEESLCLYVTDHQTAGRGRGKNTWLDAHHGSALLSSWSFLLGIKPQPTTSCLVGLAVYRACSTTWPFLPWNLKAPNDIYIGDKKVAGILLESLVQGSDVRLIIGLGFNVTASPEEVETATSLIESLPQGAPLLGQDYMAFLDRLLFELTDAVSHCDEALSPTDQLSLLTALNQHPLLKEKYTGMEADGSLLIGDKKINWTTL, encoded by the coding sequence ATGGATACTCCTTTAGCTGACATCCGTATTGGGCAAGTGACATCACAGTGGGCGGAAAGCAATCACTTGTATGTCTCTTACAAAACACAACAAGACAGCACAAATTCTCTCGCTAAAGAAGAAGCCTTTGAAGAAAGTCTTTTGGAAGAGTCTTTGTGTCTTTACGTGACGGACCATCAAACTGCTGGACGTGGCCGCGGTAAAAACACGTGGCTGGATGCCCATCACGGAAGTGCGTTGCTAAGTTCGTGGTCTTTTCTTTTGGGAATCAAACCACAGCCGACGACTTCTTGCTTGGTGGGACTCGCCGTCTACCGCGCCTGTTCGACAACGTGGCCCTTTTTACCTTGGAACTTGAAAGCTCCGAATGACATTTACATCGGAGATAAAAAAGTGGCGGGCATTCTTTTAGAAAGCCTGGTTCAAGGAAGCGACGTGCGCTTAATTATCGGCCTGGGCTTTAATGTCACTGCTTCTCCTGAAGAGGTTGAAACCGCAACAAGCCTGATTGAATCTTTACCTCAGGGCGCTCCCCTATTGGGCCAAGACTACATGGCTTTTTTGGACCGTTTGTTGTTTGAATTAACAGATGCGGTTTCTCACTGTGATGAAGCTTTAAGTCCGACAGATCAATTGTCCTTGTTGACGGCTTTGAATCAACATCCTTTGTTGAAAGAAAAGTACACCGGCATGGAGGCTGATGGCAGCCTGCTTATTGGCGATAAAAAAATCAATTGGACGACTCTTTAG
- a CDS encoding thioredoxin family protein yields MALTFTPFPDLGNACPEFKLPATDGKTYSLKDFPTGHPLVVMFICNHCPYVQAIEDRLIQLGQDLKKQNVSVVAICSNDAKSHPEDSFENLKKRAEEKSYPFVYLYDESQEVAHKFGAVCTPDFFVYDKNHKLAYRGRLDDSWKDASKVTKRELYEAVQTLIKDQKVSEEQTASMGCSIKWI; encoded by the coding sequence ATGGCTTTGACATTCACTCCGTTCCCCGATTTAGGAAATGCTTGTCCAGAGTTTAAGCTTCCGGCAACGGACGGGAAAACTTATTCCTTAAAAGATTTCCCGACGGGACATCCTTTGGTTGTGATGTTCATCTGCAATCACTGCCCCTATGTTCAAGCCATTGAAGACCGCCTGATTCAACTGGGTCAGGATTTGAAAAAACAAAACGTATCGGTTGTTGCTATTTGCTCTAACGACGCGAAATCCCATCCTGAAGACTCTTTTGAGAATCTAAAAAAACGTGCGGAAGAAAAATCTTACCCGTTTGTTTATCTTTACGATGAGTCTCAAGAAGTCGCTCACAAGTTCGGCGCGGTCTGTACACCGGACTTCTTTGTATATGATAAAAATCACAAGCTTGCGTACCGCGGTCGCCTGGATGACTCTTGGAAAGATGCTAGCAAAGTGACAAAGCGCGAACTTTACGAAGCCGTGCAAACCTTAATAAAAGATCAAAAAGTTTCTGAAGAACAAACGGCCTCTATGGGCTGCTCAATCAAATGGATATAA
- a CDS encoding AraC family transcriptional regulator → MKYILFFILVAMVSFGLFLSNYLGAWKGVDISESQQGPFKTVYLEHVGPYHKVNKVIEKVEKFMASQGAPCGRTFGEYMDDPQTTEEARLRSKVGCIVAEVPANLPEDFKSGEIPARKYVVAVFTGSPGIGPMKVYPRVNDYMLKQNLKQTEAVVEIYEIHSITEKNAMTTTYLFPVQ, encoded by the coding sequence ATGAAGTATATTTTATTTTTCATTCTAGTCGCGATGGTTTCATTCGGTCTTTTCCTTTCCAACTATTTGGGAGCTTGGAAAGGCGTCGACATCTCTGAATCACAGCAAGGTCCTTTTAAAACCGTGTACCTTGAGCATGTAGGCCCCTATCACAAAGTAAATAAAGTGATCGAAAAAGTGGAAAAATTCATGGCTTCACAAGGCGCACCTTGTGGTCGCACTTTCGGTGAATACATGGATGATCCACAAACAACAGAGGAAGCACGCCTTCGCTCTAAAGTGGGTTGCATCGTTGCTGAAGTTCCAGCAAACCTACCTGAAGACTTCAAATCTGGCGAAATTCCAGCGCGCAAATACGTTGTGGCGGTCTTCACAGGTTCTCCCGGCATCGGCCCTATGAAAGTCTACCCTCGTGTGAACGACTACATGCTAAAACAAAACCTAAAACAAACTGAAGCCGTCGTTGAAATCTACGAGATCCACTCGATCACTGAGAAAAACGCCATGACAACGACGTACCTATTCCCAGTCCAATAG
- a CDS encoding SIMPL domain-containing protein has translation MSKILSCALIALTLVASAAHADNLIVVNGVAERGLDPNLVNISISVWAKAPAAKQAQQMAASQFKNVKKVFEDFKIKKEDVQTDNYSLNPEYEYDQKTQQNRMTGFRVTQSLQVTLRKIDDAGNFLDAIVSDKKTQTSGVNVASLTWDSDKRMQVETAALGDAVRAAKVKAEEIAKAAGVKIKAVGKITSNQSQSPPQPFYATFNKAIAEAASTDVASGQIKVRVEVTAEYEIN, from the coding sequence ATGAGTAAGATTTTAAGCTGTGCTCTTATAGCACTTACTTTAGTGGCGTCTGCGGCTCACGCAGACAACTTGATTGTGGTCAACGGTGTGGCCGAGCGAGGCTTAGACCCGAATCTTGTAAACATCTCTATCAGCGTGTGGGCAAAAGCTCCAGCAGCAAAACAAGCCCAGCAAATGGCCGCTAGCCAGTTCAAGAATGTAAAGAAGGTCTTTGAGGATTTCAAAATCAAGAAAGAAGACGTTCAAACGGACAACTACAGTTTGAATCCTGAATACGAGTACGATCAAAAAACTCAGCAAAACAGAATGACGGGCTTCCGAGTGACTCAAAGCCTGCAAGTGACTTTGCGTAAAATTGATGACGCTGGAAACTTCTTGGACGCAATTGTGTCTGATAAGAAAACTCAGACTTCCGGAGTGAACGTTGCATCATTAACTTGGGATTCAGACAAAAGAATGCAGGTCGAAACAGCTGCTCTGGGGGACGCCGTTCGCGCCGCCAAAGTAAAAGCCGAAGAAATCGCCAAAGCGGCAGGAGTTAAAATCAAAGCCGTTGGTAAAATCACCAGCAACCAATCCCAATCACCACCGCAACCGTTCTATGCCACTTTCAATAAAGCCATCGCCGAAGCCGCATCCACAGACGTAGCTTCCGGCCAAATCAAAGTCCGCGTAGAAGTCACCGCCGAATACGAAATCAACTAA